A stretch of the Lolium perenne isolate Kyuss_39 chromosome 3, Kyuss_2.0, whole genome shotgun sequence genome encodes the following:
- the LOC127342754 gene encoding uncharacterized protein produces MSSYSSLLSMRPVDQIGGYVDDGYNDADDDLVLAASYLSSFDFDLGEEYVSLPRAATAAAFHAEQQAQAPATLLGHSPQNDADSYNSGKAASTSSDGLSYQDSISKSFTSDGARSKGSRIAFKTRSEVEVLDDGYRWRKYGKKMVKNSPNPRNYYRCSSEECRVKKRVERERDDARFVITTYDGVHNHPAPLPPRGCAEYSLAQMRVEGLDTAKMHAVGAGDGGLQLQGSTPVTAPRTVQRDD; encoded by the exons ATGTCCTCGTACTCGTCGCTCCTCTCCATGCGTCCCGTCGATCAGATTGGCGGGTATGTTGACGACGGCTacaacgacgccgacgacgacttGGTGCTTGCCGCTAGCTACCTGTCGTCCTTCGACTTCGACCTCGGCGAGGAGTATGTTTCCCTGCCGCGGGCAGCAACCGCAGCCGCCTTCCACGCAGAGCAGCAGGCGCAGGCGCCGGCGACACTCCTCGGCCACTCACCGCAAAACGACGCCGACAGCTACAACAGCGGCAAAGCAGCAAGTACGAGTTCCGATGGACTCTCCTACCAAGACAGTATCAGCAA GAGCTTCACGAGCGACGGCGCGAGGAGCAAGGGAAGCAGGATCGCGTTCAAGACAAGGTCAGAGGTGGAGGTGCTGGACGACGGCTACCGGTGGAGGAAGTACGGCAAGAAGATGGTCAAGAACAGCCCAAACCCAAG GAACTACTACCGCTGCTCCAGCGAGGAGTGCCGCGTGAAGAAGCGGGTGGAGCGGGAGCGGGACGACGCGCGCTTCGTCATCACCACCTACGACGGCGTCCACAACCACCcggcgccgctgccgccgcgGGGGTGCGCCGAATACTCGCTGGCGCAGATGCGCGTCGAGGGTCTCGACACCGCGAAGATGCACGCCGTCGGCGCAGGGGATGGCGGCCTGCAGCTGCAGGGCTCCACGCCCGTGACGGCGCCGCGCACTGTGCAGCGTGACGACTGA